A single genomic interval of Macaca nemestrina isolate mMacNem1 chromosome 14, mMacNem.hap1, whole genome shotgun sequence harbors:
- the LOC105498424 gene encoding interferon alpha-6, giving the protein MALPFALLMALVVLSCKSSCSLGCDLPQTHSLGHRRTMMLLVQMRRISLFSCLKDRHDFRFPQEEFDGNQFQKAQAISVLHEVIQQTYNLFSTKDSSAAWDEMLLDKLYTELYQQLNDLEACVMQEAWVGETPLMNEDSILAVRKYFQRITLYLTEKKYSPCAWEVVRAEIMRSFSSSRNLQERLRRKE; this is encoded by the coding sequence ATGGCCTTGCCTTTTGCTTTACTGATGGCCCTGGTGGTGCTCAGCTGCAAGTCAAGTTGCTCTCTGGGCTGTGATCTGCCTCAGACCCACAGCCTGGGTCACAGGAGGACCATGATGCTCCTGGTACAAATGAGAAGaatctctcttttctcctgtctGAAGGACAGACACGACTTCAGATTTCCCCAGGAGGAGTTTGATGGCAACCAGTTCCAGAAGGCTCAAGCTATCTCTGTCCTCCATGAGGTGATCCAGCAGACCTACAACCTCTTCAGCACAAAGGACTCATCTGCTGCTTGGGATGAAATGCTTCTAGACAAACTCTACACTGAACTTTACCAGCAGCTGAATGACCTGGAAGCCTGTGTGATGCAGGAGGCATGGGTGGGAGAGACTCCCCTGATGAATGAGGACTCCATCCTGGCTGTGAGAAAATACTTCCAAAGAATCACTCTCTACCTGACAGAGAAGAAGTATAGCCCTTGTGCATGGGAGGTTGTCAGAGCAGAAATCATGAGATCCTTCTCTTCATCAAGAAACTTGCAAGAAAGATTAAGGAGGAAGGAATAA